The proteins below are encoded in one region of Sporosarcina sp. FSL K6-1508:
- a CDS encoding MBL fold metallo-hydrolase, translating into MKKMRYENTDKSAAIATFKELRQWRKERKGKQKDLSFQVPSVEKTEELFLQSNRIIPTITWIGHSTFFIQLNGLNILTDPVWANRLGTDKRLTSPGLPINELPPIDIVLISHSHYDHLSYSSIKRLKGDPTFFVPIGLGNWFKRKGYSKTVEFNWWDEHQMSGLTIAFVPAQHWSKRTLTDTNHSHWGGWIIKDVNQTIYFAGDSGYFEGFHAIGEKYAIDYCLMPIGAYEPEWFMAAQHVSPEDAVKAFINTRSKVMIPMHYGAYRLADDTPKEALDRLLAEWEKRKLDANKLMVLKLGETIKTVASST; encoded by the coding sequence ATGAAAAAGATGCGCTATGAAAATACGGATAAAAGTGCAGCAATTGCCACATTTAAGGAGTTACGACAGTGGCGAAAAGAACGAAAAGGCAAACAAAAAGATTTATCGTTCCAAGTGCCGTCGGTTGAAAAAACTGAAGAATTATTCTTACAATCAAACCGAATTATCCCGACAATCACATGGATTGGTCATTCCACTTTTTTTATACAACTAAATGGACTGAACATCCTGACAGATCCTGTTTGGGCAAATCGCCTTGGGACCGATAAACGGCTCACATCGCCAGGGCTTCCAATAAACGAATTGCCGCCAATCGATATTGTTCTAATTTCACATAGCCATTACGATCATTTAAGCTATTCTTCTATTAAAAGATTGAAAGGTGATCCAACCTTTTTTGTACCAATTGGACTTGGCAATTGGTTTAAAAGAAAAGGATACAGCAAAACTGTGGAATTTAACTGGTGGGATGAACATCAAATGAGCGGATTAACGATTGCCTTTGTTCCAGCTCAACACTGGTCAAAAAGAACGTTAACAGATACAAATCACTCTCATTGGGGTGGATGGATTATCAAAGATGTAAACCAAACAATATATTTCGCGGGAGATAGCGGTTATTTTGAAGGTTTTCACGCTATCGGAGAAAAGTACGCCATTGATTATTGCCTGATGCCAATTGGTGCATATGAGCCGGAATGGTTCATGGCTGCTCAGCATGTTAGTCCTGAAGACGCGGTTAAAGCGTTCATCAATACGCGGTCAAAAGTGATGATTCCAATGCATTATGGTGCTTACCGATTAGCCGATGATACCCCGAAAGAAGCGCTTGATCGACTACTAGCCGAATGGGAAAAAAGAAAGTTAGATGCCAACAAGCTAATGGTGTTAAAACTCGGGGAAACCATTAAGACAGTGGCTTCTTCTACTTAA
- a CDS encoding ribonuclease J: protein MNTTENKLSIFALGGINEIGKNMYVIQYEEDIVVIDCGAKFPDESLLGIDLIIQDISYLQRNKDKIRALVITHGHEDHIGGIPYFLKQLNVPIYATRLTLGLIELKLKEHGLLRQTELVLINSDSDLDFGTVRVTFFKTSHSIPDCLGIVFHTPEGAVVHTGDFKFDLTPVNRDYPDIHKMAKIGSEGVLLLLSESTNAERPGFNPSEILIGGHIEEAFRKARRKVFISTFASNVHRVQQVVDAAQKTNRKLALLGRSMVNVVAVASELGYLTIPEGMLIDKNEVRGMDPEKVVILCTGSQGEPMAALSRLSSGNFREVEVHPEDTVIFASSPIPGNEKSVSRIIDNLYLLGAKVIYGSGTVTGMHVSGHACQEELKLMLTLMKPKYFVPIHGEFRMLYQHRLLAESVGVERENIFIINNGDVVDINNREARQTRKVQSGNIFVDGLGIGDVGNIVLRDRKLLSEEGMLVIVISISKTDGQLISDPDTISRGFVYGSESEALLNEVNQLVIKNINKLQGANENKRINLKQHIKKSVETLLYTQTKRRPMILPVIIEI, encoded by the coding sequence TTGAATACCACCGAAAATAAGTTGTCAATTTTTGCTTTAGGCGGCATTAATGAAATTGGTAAAAATATGTATGTCATTCAGTATGAAGAGGATATTGTTGTCATCGACTGCGGTGCTAAGTTTCCGGATGAAAGTCTATTGGGAATTGATTTGATAATCCAGGACATTTCATACTTACAAAGAAATAAGGATAAGATACGGGCATTGGTTATTACACATGGTCATGAAGATCATATTGGGGGCATTCCCTACTTTTTGAAACAATTAAATGTACCGATTTACGCAACACGATTAACGCTCGGTTTAATTGAACTTAAGTTAAAAGAACATGGGCTTCTAAGACAAACTGAGCTAGTACTGATAAATTCCGATTCCGATTTGGATTTTGGAACAGTAAGAGTGACTTTTTTCAAAACAAGCCACAGTATTCCCGATTGTTTAGGTATTGTATTTCATACGCCGGAGGGCGCAGTCGTACATACGGGCGATTTCAAGTTCGATTTAACGCCTGTCAATAGGGACTATCCAGATATTCATAAAATGGCTAAAATTGGCAGTGAGGGAGTTCTTCTTTTATTATCGGAAAGTACCAATGCGGAACGTCCTGGTTTTAATCCATCTGAAATACTTATAGGCGGGCATATTGAAGAAGCATTCCGCAAAGCCCGTCGGAAAGTATTTATTTCTACTTTCGCTTCTAACGTCCATCGTGTACAGCAAGTAGTAGATGCCGCACAAAAAACGAACCGTAAGCTTGCATTGCTAGGCCGAAGTATGGTGAATGTCGTAGCCGTAGCTTCAGAACTCGGGTATTTGACTATCCCTGAAGGAATGTTAATTGATAAAAATGAAGTCAGGGGAATGGACCCAGAGAAGGTAGTGATTCTTTGTACGGGAAGTCAAGGAGAGCCTATGGCGGCACTGTCCCGTTTGTCCAGTGGGAATTTTCGTGAGGTAGAAGTCCATCCTGAAGATACGGTTATTTTTGCTTCATCGCCAATCCCGGGGAATGAAAAAAGTGTGTCACGTATCATCGATAATCTATACCTTTTGGGAGCCAAAGTGATTTATGGATCTGGGACTGTAACAGGCATGCATGTTTCAGGACATGCATGTCAGGAAGAACTGAAGTTAATGCTCACTTTAATGAAGCCGAAATATTTCGTACCGATTCATGGTGAGTTTAGAATGCTTTATCAGCATCGTTTATTAGCAGAATCCGTAGGGGTGGAAAGAGAAAATATTTTCATTATTAACAATGGGGATGTTGTGGATATTAATAATCGCGAGGCCCGCCAAACACGAAAAGTACAATCAGGAAATATTTTCGTAGATGGATTGGGCATTGGTGATGTTGGAAACATTGTGTTACGTGATCGAAAACTACTTTCTGAGGAAGGTATGCTGGTCATTGTTATTTCTATAAGTAAAACGGATGGTCAGCTTATCTCTGACCCCGATACAATTTCTCGCGGGTTTGTGTATGGGAGCGAGTCGGAAGCATTATTGAATGAAGTGAATCAGTTGGTGATAAAGAACATTAACAAATTGCAGGGGGCTAATGAGAACAAAAGAATTAATCTGAAACAGCATATAAAAAAGTCGGTTGAAACACTTTTATATACCCAGACAAAAAGAAGACCGATGATACTTCCCGTCATTATTGAAATTTGA
- the cax gene encoding calcium/proton exchanger: MNRLFAILVVTGVPLVIAGAILNWSDIVMFILCCISIIGLSGYIGRATESLAIVSGPRIGGLLNATFGNAVELIISIFTLKAGMVGIVLASLTGSVLGNLLLVLGLSFFAGGIKFKRQSFSLHDARYNSGLLIFAVIVAFVIPEIFSMSMDAQTTFNLSIGIAVVLIVLYLAGLFFKLVTHRGVFASSDKAVEEKETPEWTKRKSILVLLLATITVAFVSEQLVHTFEMLGEKFGWTELFIGVIIVAIVGNAAEHVSAITMAVKDKMDVAVEIAVGSTLQVAMFVAPILVLISLIMPQSMALVFTVPELVAMVSATFLVINLCNDGESNWFEGLILFAAYLIMGIGFYLL, translated from the coding sequence TTGAATCGGTTATTTGCCATACTTGTTGTCACCGGTGTCCCACTCGTGATTGCAGGAGCGATCCTAAATTGGTCGGATATCGTTATGTTCATCCTTTGCTGTATAAGCATCATCGGGCTTTCGGGATACATAGGCCGGGCGACGGAAAGTCTTGCCATCGTTAGTGGACCGAGGATTGGGGGACTGTTGAACGCAACATTCGGAAACGCCGTCGAGCTCATCATATCGATCTTCACTCTGAAGGCGGGAATGGTCGGCATCGTCTTGGCTTCGCTTACGGGCTCTGTACTTGGGAATTTGTTGCTTGTACTCGGGCTTTCCTTTTTTGCCGGAGGCATTAAATTCAAACGCCAAAGTTTCAGTCTTCATGACGCGCGCTACAATTCGGGATTGCTGATTTTCGCTGTCATCGTGGCATTTGTCATCCCAGAGATTTTCTCTATGTCGATGGATGCACAAACGACATTCAACTTAAGTATTGGCATCGCGGTAGTACTGATCGTCCTTTATCTTGCTGGGCTGTTCTTCAAGCTTGTTACACATCGCGGCGTATTTGCCTCTTCCGATAAGGCCGTGGAGGAAAAGGAAACACCAGAATGGACGAAGCGCAAGTCGATTCTCGTCCTACTCTTAGCGACGATTACAGTTGCTTTCGTATCAGAGCAACTGGTTCATACATTTGAAATGCTTGGCGAAAAATTCGGGTGGACAGAGTTATTCATCGGTGTCATTATCGTCGCGATTGTCGGAAATGCGGCGGAGCACGTATCCGCTATTACGATGGCGGTGAAGGATAAGATGGATGTAGCCGTGGAGATAGCAGTTGGTTCTACGTTGCAGGTCGCCATGTTCGTTGCGCCAATCCTCGTCCTTATTTCGCTCATAATGCCGCAATCGATGGCACTTGTTTTCACTGTGCCAGAGTTGGTTGCAATGGTATCCGCAACATTCCTTGTCATCAATTTATGCAATGACGGCGAATCGAATTGGTTTGAGGGTCTCATTCTATTTGCCGCTTATCTGATTATGGGTATCGGTTTTTACCTCCTCTAA
- the hpaB gene encoding 4-hydroxyphenylacetate 3-monooxygenase, oxygenase component, whose product MPAITGNDYIERINQLNTNIWIDGNRVTGNISEHPAFKGVMKSQAALYDIQYDALVKDVMTYQSPLTGNPVGMSYLQPKTKEDLAKRRAMVQQWAKSNNGMMGRSPDYMNTVLMALASSAGFLNGKENCFPSNIVAYYEYARENDLSMTHTFIDPQVNRARFYFEDSEDPIAAKVMERNEAGIIVKGARLLATQGGITDEIVVITAGGVDDEANGLAFSIPSNSKGLRFVCRESFVGGDSTFNYPLSSRYEEMDTIVVFDNVLVPWERVFYYDNIGVANSFMASSSFLPFTLHQVVSRQIVKTEFVLGVVQSIIDTINIGEYQHVQEKASEIIVALETMKALIMKSEAEAEIDKWGFMRPDRTTLQIAINLFPRVYPRFTEIIQLLGASGLMSIPTENAFQSSIRKDLDQYLQSKSKNAEDRVKVFRLAWDLTMSSFGTRETLYERFFFGDPIKLSSQLYKSYDKEPFVQRVKDILG is encoded by the coding sequence ATGCCAGCAATAACAGGCAACGACTATATTGAACGAATTAATCAGTTAAATACAAATATATGGATAGATGGTAATCGTGTGACAGGTAATATTTCTGAGCACCCCGCATTTAAGGGGGTTATGAAAAGTCAGGCGGCGTTATACGATATTCAGTATGATGCGCTAGTAAAAGATGTTATGACTTATCAATCACCGTTAACTGGCAATCCAGTAGGTATGTCTTATTTACAACCGAAGACGAAAGAGGATTTAGCTAAAAGGCGAGCAATGGTTCAACAGTGGGCTAAATCGAACAATGGGATGATGGGAAGAAGTCCAGATTATATGAATACGGTGTTAATGGCGCTTGCTTCATCTGCCGGTTTCTTAAATGGCAAAGAAAACTGTTTTCCGAGTAATATAGTAGCGTACTATGAGTATGCACGTGAAAATGATTTGTCCATGACACATACATTTATCGATCCACAAGTAAACCGGGCACGATTCTATTTCGAAGATTCGGAAGATCCGATTGCTGCGAAAGTAATGGAGAGAAACGAAGCGGGCATTATTGTAAAGGGTGCGCGGTTGCTGGCTACACAAGGCGGAATAACGGATGAAATAGTTGTTATAACAGCGGGCGGGGTTGATGATGAAGCGAATGGATTAGCGTTTTCTATACCGAGTAATAGTAAAGGCCTACGGTTCGTGTGCAGAGAATCATTTGTTGGGGGTGACTCCACATTTAATTATCCTCTAAGTTCGCGTTATGAGGAAATGGATACGATTGTTGTTTTCGACAATGTATTGGTTCCATGGGAGCGCGTGTTTTACTATGACAACATAGGTGTTGCAAACAGTTTTATGGCTTCTAGCTCGTTTTTACCATTTACGTTGCATCAAGTTGTTTCTAGACAGATTGTAAAAACGGAATTTGTTTTAGGGGTAGTCCAGTCTATCATCGACACTATTAATATCGGGGAATACCAGCATGTTCAAGAGAAGGCCTCTGAAATTATTGTGGCATTGGAAACAATGAAAGCATTGATAATGAAATCTGAAGCTGAAGCTGAAATTGATAAATGGGGATTTATGCGACCAGATCGAACAACACTGCAAATTGCGATTAATCTATTTCCCCGGGTCTATCCAAGATTTACAGAAATCATTCAGCTGTTAGGTGCAAGTGGATTGATGTCTATCCCGACAGAAAATGCATTTCAGTCAAGTATACGAAAAGATTTAGATCAATATTTGCAGTCTAAATCCAAAAATGCAGAAGATCGCGTCAAAGTTTTCCGCTTAGCATGGGATTTAACGATGAGTTCATTTGGTACACGCGAAACGTTATATGAACGGTTTTTCTTTGGTGATCCGATTAAACTTTCCAGTCAATTGTATAAATCCTACGACAAGGAACCTTTTGTGCAGCGAGTGAAGGATATTTTAGGATGA
- the glpK gene encoding glycerol kinase GlpK encodes MTKKYIMALDQGTTSSRAILFDKSGKIFHTAQQEFTQYFPQSGWVEHNADEIWSSILAVIAGVLSEKNITAEQIEGIGITNQRETTVVWDKNTGKPIYNAIVWQSRQTAEICDELKESGYNDLFRDKTGLLIDAYFSGTKVKWILDNVQGAREKAERGDLLFGTIDTWIVWKLSGGKRHVTDYSNASRTLMYNIHELKWDEELLSILEIPASMLPEVRPSSEIYAYTESSHFFGHAAPIAGIAGDQQAALFGQACFESGMVKNTYGTGCFMLMNTGDKAVKSEHGLLTTIAWGIDGKVQYALEGSIFVAGSAIQWLRDGLRMFRNSSESEEYARRVKSTEGVYVVPAFVGLGTPYWDSDVRGSIFGLTRGTEKEHLIRATLESLAYQTKDVLDAMEADSGISLKTLRVDGGAVENDFLMQFQADLLNVPVERPLISETTALGAAYLAGLAVGFWTDCSEISAHWNLDRPFEPEMEQQQREDLYEGWQKAVRAAIAFK; translated from the coding sequence ATGACTAAAAAGTACATAATGGCACTTGATCAAGGCACAACGAGTTCACGAGCAATTTTATTCGATAAAAGCGGTAAGATTTTTCATACAGCCCAACAAGAATTCACGCAATACTTTCCTCAATCTGGATGGGTCGAACATAATGCAGATGAAATCTGGAGCTCCATTTTAGCTGTTATTGCAGGTGTGTTATCAGAAAAAAATATTACAGCCGAACAAATTGAAGGAATTGGTATAACAAATCAGCGTGAAACAACAGTTGTATGGGATAAAAATACAGGGAAACCGATTTACAATGCAATTGTTTGGCAATCACGTCAAACTGCTGAAATATGCGATGAGCTGAAAGAAAGCGGTTACAACGATCTGTTTCGAGATAAAACCGGCTTACTTATCGATGCGTATTTCTCAGGCACAAAAGTAAAATGGATTTTGGATAACGTACAAGGGGCAAGAGAAAAAGCAGAACGTGGAGACCTTCTATTCGGAACAATTGATACTTGGATTGTATGGAAATTATCTGGTGGGAAAAGGCATGTTACCGACTATTCCAATGCTTCGAGAACACTTATGTACAATATTCATGAATTAAAATGGGACGAAGAATTGCTCTCTATTTTAGAAATACCTGCATCGATGCTCCCAGAAGTCCGTCCATCTTCTGAAATTTATGCGTATACGGAAAGTAGTCATTTCTTCGGCCATGCTGCTCCAATTGCTGGAATCGCTGGTGACCAACAAGCTGCATTGTTCGGGCAGGCTTGTTTTGAAAGTGGCATGGTAAAAAATACGTATGGCACTGGGTGTTTCATGTTGATGAATACTGGGGATAAAGCAGTTAAGTCCGAACATGGTTTATTAACAACCATTGCGTGGGGGATTGACGGAAAAGTACAGTATGCGCTTGAGGGCAGTATTTTCGTTGCCGGTTCTGCCATTCAATGGTTACGCGATGGGCTGCGAATGTTCCGTAACTCATCCGAAAGTGAAGAATATGCTAGACGGGTCAAGTCAACAGAAGGCGTTTATGTAGTACCAGCATTTGTCGGTCTTGGCACACCCTACTGGGATAGCGATGTCAGAGGTTCTATTTTTGGGTTGACACGCGGTACAGAGAAAGAACATCTTATTCGTGCGACATTGGAATCGCTTGCGTACCAAACGAAGGATGTGCTTGATGCAATGGAAGCAGATTCGGGGATCTCGTTAAAAACGTTACGTGTAGACGGCGGCGCGGTTGAAAATGATTTTCTCATGCAATTTCAAGCGGATTTATTGAATGTGCCTGTCGAGCGCCCTTTAATTAGTGAAACAACAGCACTCGGAGCTGCTTACTTAGCGGGTCTTGCCGTCGGTTTTTGGACGGATTGTTCAGAAATCTCGGCTCATTGGAATCTGGATCGACCTTTTGAACCGGAAATGGAACAGCAACAACGAGAAGATTTATATGAAGGATGGCAAAAGGCAGTCAGGGCAGCGATTGCTTTTAAGTAA
- a CDS encoding MIP/aquaporin family protein: protein MTPFLGELVGTMILIVFGAGVVGGVVMKKSKAENSGWIVITVGWGLAVAMGVYAVGGASGAHLNPAVTLGMASIGEFPWADVPMYMLAQMIGAIIGATIVYFHYLPHWRETADEAAKLSVFATIPAIRHPLSNLTSEIIGTFVLLLGLLAIGANEFTEGLNPLIVGALIIAIGVSLGGTTGYAINPARDLGPRIAHFFLPIPGKGKSDWSYAWIPVVGPLLGGTFGALFYQQVFEGINSIAFWVVGGIVITILFGAQYSLRKNLVQVAK, encoded by the coding sequence ATGACACCCTTTTTAGGAGAGCTTGTTGGGACAATGATTTTAATTGTTTTCGGCGCTGGAGTCGTCGGTGGTGTGGTGATGAAAAAGTCAAAAGCAGAAAATTCTGGTTGGATTGTCATCACCGTCGGATGGGGACTTGCCGTAGCGATGGGCGTATACGCAGTTGGTGGGGCGAGTGGCGCACATTTGAATCCCGCGGTGACGCTTGGAATGGCTTCAATCGGTGAATTTCCTTGGGCAGACGTTCCTATGTATATGTTGGCTCAAATGATTGGTGCGATTATTGGGGCAACCATCGTTTACTTCCATTACTTGCCTCACTGGAGGGAGACGGCAGACGAAGCGGCAAAGCTATCCGTATTTGCCACAATTCCAGCAATACGTCACCCACTCTCTAATTTAACGAGTGAAATAATTGGTACGTTCGTTTTGCTTCTTGGTTTACTAGCGATAGGGGCAAATGAGTTTACGGAAGGCTTAAATCCTCTAATCGTGGGTGCGTTGATTATTGCCATCGGGGTATCACTGGGTGGAACAACAGGCTATGCCATTAACCCAGCTCGTGATTTAGGACCGCGCATTGCCCACTTCTTTTTGCCGATTCCTGGGAAAGGGAAGTCAGATTGGAGCTATGCATGGATACCAGTCGTAGGCCCTTTACTTGGCGGAACGTTTGGTGCACTGTTTTATCAACAAGTGTTTGAAGGGATAAATAGCATTGCATTTTGGGTTGTCGGCGGCATTGTGATTACAATATTGTTTGGTGCTCAGTATTCACTACGAAAAAATTTGGTGCAAGTCGCAAAATAA
- a CDS encoding glycerol-3-phosphate responsive antiterminator, with translation MPFHNQKILPAARSLKQFEQLLKSPFEYIVLLEVHVGNLKTLKTEAEKYGKKVIIHADLIQGLKTDNFAADFLCNDIRPAGIISTRSNMIMKAKAKGIIAIQRMFLLDTIALEKSYSLIDQTSPDYIEMLPGVIPELINEVFERTGIPIINGGLIRTQKHVQDALNAGAVAVTTSDHQLWESFTKD, from the coding sequence ATGCCTTTTCACAATCAAAAGATTTTGCCTGCAGCACGCAGTTTAAAGCAATTCGAACAATTATTAAAAAGTCCATTTGAATACATTGTTCTATTGGAAGTGCATGTTGGTAATCTTAAAACGCTTAAAACAGAAGCGGAGAAATACGGCAAAAAAGTGATTATTCATGCGGATTTGATACAAGGATTGAAAACGGATAATTTTGCTGCCGATTTTCTATGCAATGACATCAGACCAGCCGGCATTATTTCGACAAGATCGAATATGATCATGAAAGCTAAAGCCAAAGGAATTATAGCGATTCAACGAATGTTTCTCCTAGATACAATCGCTTTGGAAAAAAGTTATTCGTTGATTGACCAGACTTCGCCTGACTATATCGAAATGCTGCCAGGGGTTATTCCAGAACTCATCAATGAGGTTTTTGAAAGGACAGGCATTCCAATCATTAACGGAGGCTTGATTCGCACACAAAAACATGTCCAGGATGCATTGAATGCAGGGGCTGTCGCCGTAACAACATCAGATCATCAGTTGTGGGAGTCCTTCACCAAAGATTGA
- a CDS encoding glycerol-3-phosphate dehydrogenase/oxidase produces the protein MTNFSALEREKVFNELATEEFDVLIIGGGITGAGIALDATARGLKTGLVEMEDFASGTSSRSTKLVHGGLRYLKQFQIKEVAELGKERAIVYENGPHVTTPEWMLLPFHKGGTFGRYSTSLGLKVYDFLAGVKKSERRTMLTKEEILAKAPLVKQDGLLGGGIYVEYRTDDARLTIEVMKAAVEKGATAVNYAKAETFIYTQGKITGVEVLDRVTNKKVVIKAKKVVNAAGPWVDDVKRIEGKTKGKHLILSKGVHLVFDQKDFPLHQAVYFDTPDKRMVFAVPRDGKAYVGTTDTFYEGDPKVMQMTEEDRSYILNAIHYMFPSLNLTAEHVESSWAGVRPLIHEEGKSPSEVSRKDEIWESEKGLITIAGGKLTGYRKMAETVVDKIVEQLSHEEIRHFNNCVTKKLPISGGDIGGSGNLKRFMVQAIEKGQSVGFSERQSRHLAALYGTNVDQVFAIPFEAHTAIPRILYVKLRYAIDCEMVVKPTDFFVRRTGDMFFNIDNVNAGKKDVLDEMAIIFGWSDAERQQYEKELEEEMTIATTVQ, from the coding sequence ATGACAAATTTTTCAGCACTAGAACGGGAAAAAGTATTCAATGAATTAGCAACAGAGGAATTTGATGTACTCATTATCGGTGGCGGTATTACAGGCGCTGGTATCGCTTTAGATGCTACGGCACGTGGACTGAAAACGGGGCTTGTCGAGATGGAGGACTTTGCATCAGGTACGTCCAGCCGTTCAACAAAGCTTGTACACGGAGGTTTACGTTATTTAAAACAATTTCAAATCAAAGAAGTGGCGGAACTTGGGAAAGAGCGGGCAATCGTCTATGAAAATGGGCCCCATGTTACGACTCCTGAATGGATGCTCCTTCCTTTCCATAAAGGAGGAACGTTCGGGAGGTACTCGACGTCACTTGGGTTGAAAGTATATGATTTTCTTGCAGGCGTTAAGAAATCAGAAAGAAGAACCATGTTAACGAAAGAAGAAATTCTTGCGAAAGCGCCGCTTGTTAAACAAGATGGATTATTAGGCGGTGGCATTTATGTTGAATACCGTACTGATGACGCTCGTTTGACGATTGAGGTTATGAAAGCGGCTGTTGAAAAAGGGGCAACCGCAGTAAATTACGCGAAAGCAGAAACCTTCATTTACACTCAAGGGAAAATTACCGGTGTGGAAGTTCTAGATAGAGTAACAAATAAAAAAGTTGTGATTAAGGCAAAAAAAGTTGTCAATGCTGCTGGTCCTTGGGTCGATGATGTGAAAAGGATTGAAGGCAAGACAAAAGGGAAACACTTAATTTTATCGAAAGGTGTACATCTTGTATTCGATCAGAAAGATTTCCCACTGCACCAAGCAGTGTATTTTGATACCCCTGATAAACGTATGGTTTTTGCGGTACCTCGTGATGGGAAAGCTTATGTGGGAACAACGGATACCTTCTACGAAGGAGATCCAAAAGTGATGCAAATGACAGAAGAGGATCGTTCTTATATATTGAATGCAATTCATTATATGTTCCCAAGTCTTAACTTGACGGCAGAGCATGTTGAGTCGAGTTGGGCAGGGGTCAGACCGCTTATACATGAAGAGGGCAAAAGTCCTTCCGAAGTTTCAAGGAAAGATGAAATTTGGGAATCGGAGAAAGGGCTTATTACAATTGCAGGCGGGAAATTAACAGGCTATCGTAAAATGGCGGAAACAGTAGTAGATAAAATTGTTGAACAGCTTAGCCATGAAGAAATACGTCATTTTAATAACTGTGTGACGAAGAAATTGCCGATTTCAGGCGGTGATATTGGCGGTTCGGGAAATTTGAAGCGGTTTATGGTCCAAGCGATTGAAAAAGGCCAATCAGTTGGTTTTTCAGAACGACAAAGCCGTCATTTGGCAGCTCTTTATGGCACCAATGTTGATCAAGTATTTGCGATTCCCTTTGAGGCACATACGGCAATTCCTCGTATTCTCTATGTGAAATTACGGTATGCAATCGACTGCGAAATGGTCGTCAAACCAACAGATTTCTTTGTTCGTAGAACTGGAGATATGTTCTTCAATATCGATAATGTCAATGCTGGGAAAAAAGATGTGCTGGATGAAATGGCAATTATTTTCGGGTGGTCGGATGCAGAACGTCAACAATATGAAAAAGAACTGGAAGAGGAGATGACAATCGCAACTACTGTACAATAA
- a CDS encoding YjgB family protein → MIKSVNRKSISGVVPGVIILVLFSGCAGADEVPEERNNIGTIEQGEVDKKEVPNAGNQNGESSKNQKFEETGKVTDTHVNLIKEMYRLAKEGKVPGADFISGKELIDKVHASWGEPDKPVGAGDPYEGYSPGAGRGEFAFGIGRGEVIYDIRSFGSSIDSSVDFSKISFKVIKQTLGNPAAIRKNDKDDILLYEVGEYELKFVGPHESRLLHHISVYSPKAAAPMGG, encoded by the coding sequence ATGATAAAATCAGTTAATCGTAAGTCCATAAGTGGGGTTGTTCCAGGGGTTATAATCCTAGTTCTGTTTAGTGGATGTGCAGGTGCAGATGAGGTGCCTGAGGAAAGGAATAATATTGGAACAATTGAGCAAGGTGAGGTCGATAAGAAAGAGGTACCCAATGCTGGAAATCAAAATGGTGAATCATCGAAAAATCAGAAGTTTGAGGAGACTGGCAAAGTGACGGATACGCATGTGAATTTAATCAAAGAAATGTATCGTCTAGCTAAAGAGGGAAAGGTGCCCGGGGCTGACTTCATTTCAGGTAAAGAACTGATAGATAAAGTTCATGCATCATGGGGTGAGCCCGATAAACCTGTAGGGGCAGGTGATCCTTACGAAGGCTATAGTCCAGGAGCGGGCAGAGGTGAATTTGCTTTTGGAATTGGTCGCGGGGAGGTCATATATGATATCCGTTCTTTTGGTTCGAGTATAGATTCTAGTGTAGATTTCAGCAAAATTTCTTTTAAGGTTATTAAACAAACGTTAGGCAATCCAGCCGCAATCCGTAAAAATGACAAAGACGATATACTTCTATACGAAGTTGGAGAATATGAGCTAAAGTTTGTTGGCCCACATGAAAGTCGACTGTTACATCATATTTCTGTTTATTCACCGAAAGCTGCAGCACCTATGGGCGGGTAA
- a CDS encoding PTS sugar transporter subunit IIA, with product MLSNLFKKRKLQIFAPVNGDIIPLDQVPDPVFSQKMLGEGIAIMPTTGNIHAPIEGKIVLVADSLHAIGIRSNDGTEILIHIGLETVSLQGKGFTVLVKAGDKVSLGQSLIEVDWDYVREHAESIITPIVITNSKEREVQCSHTMEGIMGETVIMTVSAK from the coding sequence ATGCTATCAAATTTATTTAAAAAACGTAAATTACAAATCTTTGCACCAGTCAACGGAGACATCATTCCGCTTGACCAAGTTCCAGACCCAGTCTTTAGTCAAAAAATGCTTGGCGAGGGAATCGCTATTATGCCAACCACAGGAAATATCCACGCTCCCATAGAAGGAAAAATTGTTCTAGTAGCGGATTCATTGCATGCGATCGGTATCCGTTCAAATGATGGAACAGAGATTCTTATACATATTGGTTTGGAAACGGTTTCACTTCAAGGAAAAGGCTTTACAGTATTAGTGAAAGCAGGCGACAAAGTGTCCCTTGGGCAGTCGCTCATCGAGGTAGATTGGGATTATGTGCGCGAACATGCTGAAAGTATTATAACGCCCATTGTGATTACAAATAGCAAAGAAAGAGAAGTTCAATGTAGCCATACAATGGAAGGCATCATGGGAGAAACGGTCATAATGACCGTTTCCGCTAAGTGA